The following are encoded together in the Babylonia areolata isolate BAREFJ2019XMU chromosome 18, ASM4173473v1, whole genome shotgun sequence genome:
- the LOC143292330 gene encoding uncharacterized protein LOC143292330, whose product MDRSTAATIPSEEGGNSTLPSGSADDLARDINTMVWRVVPPVLLLFGTFGNVMTVVVMRGMRASPSTACLSVYFTALAMSDQCQLLSSQVYYWGDKGFSWPSSFFRFNLLCSVPKFMWCWGGIMSSWCLVAMTYQRVISVIAPHRVGALCTVRRGKVLVGVIVLVGFAINVHFLFTWVHWPEYSKCHFRSEYWHLLEYFEWQDLLTFSMLPSLLLVVGWCRPLKVLSGTMERGVQQGWSRPSQVLSGAMERGVQQG is encoded by the exons ATGGACAGATCAACAGCCGCAACGATTCCAAGCGAAGAGGGCGGTAACTCTACGCTACCATCTGGTTCAGCAGACGACCTTGCCCGAGACATCAACACGATGGTGTGGAGAGTGGTGCCCCCTGTACTTCTCCTCTTCGGCACTTTCGGCAACGTGATGACCgtggtggtgatgcgagggatgcgGGCTTCACCGtccactgcctgtctgtccgtgtatttCACAGCGCTGGCCATGTCTGACCAGTGTCAACTCCTTTCATCTCAGGTTTATTACTGGGGGGACAAAGGATTTTCCTGGCCTTCGTCGTTTTTCCGGTTCAATCTTCTGTGCTCGGTTCCAAAGTTCATGTGGTGTTGGGGAGGCATCATGTCGTCGTGGTGCTTGGTGGCCATGACGTATCAGCGGGTGATCTCAGTTATCGCCCCTCATCGTGTGGGGGCGCTGTGCACTGTCAGAAGGGGCAAGGTTCTTGTGGGCGTCATCGTCTTGGTGGGGTTCGCCATCAACGTGCATTTTCTCTTCACCTGGGTCCACTGGCCCGAGTACAGCAAGTGCCATTTCCGAAGCGAGTACTGGCACCTGTTGGAGTATTTTGAATGGCAGGACTTGTTGACTTTTTCCATGCTTCCTTCTCTGCTTCTTGTCGTCG gttggtgtcgtcctctcaaAGTCCTGTCTGGAAccatggagcgtggtgtgcagcagggttggtctCGTCCTtcccaagtcctgtctggagccatggagcgtggtgtgcagcagggttga